In Geopsychrobacter electrodiphilus DSM 16401, a single window of DNA contains:
- a CDS encoding S26 family signal peptidase, which translates to MTAQKPTGKKLQWVCVAIAVIAGFVGSQLPGRLFITLTPSIKYRLLWLTSDVKNVGTGDYVVFLLDRTRLQGLPLPTELTTDEDGIISAVKRIGCDEGEFLNRDGEDGREFFCGDRFLGRAKEKTRKGATLEPAQVQGTIPPGRAFMVGDNVDSFDSRYFGLVDKESFISRANGIF; encoded by the coding sequence ATGACAGCGCAAAAGCCGACTGGGAAAAAACTGCAGTGGGTCTGTGTTGCGATAGCGGTCATCGCAGGGTTCGTTGGATCGCAGTTGCCGGGCCGTTTGTTTATCACCCTGACACCTTCGATCAAATATCGCCTGTTGTGGCTGACCTCCGATGTGAAAAATGTCGGCACGGGAGACTACGTGGTGTTCCTGCTGGATAGGACACGTCTCCAGGGGTTGCCGCTGCCGACTGAACTGACAACGGACGAGGATGGAATCATCTCGGCGGTCAAGCGGATCGGTTGCGATGAGGGTGAGTTCTTGAATCGCGATGGAGAGGACGGGCGAGAATTTTTCTGCGGTGACAGGTTTCTAGGGAGAGCTAAGGAAAAGACCCGTAAGGGAGCTACGCTGGAGCCTGCCCAGGTGCAGGGGACCATTCCGCCCGGCAGGGCTTTTATGGTCGGTGACAATGTGGACAGTTTCGATTCCCGCTATTTTGGTCTGGTGGACAAAGAGAGTTTTATCTCCCGGGCCAACGGGATTTTCTAG
- a CDS encoding type-F conjugative transfer system secretin TraK has protein sequence MRGNMLILSVILVLGLTVPVLAAESTVEDPLVVVFPEYTTKVNLSSTDVNRFVCPGPIKDVMFSQDKGIKVKVAGENAFVKFQALKRGQEILYSKTPSEFYVVCAGDVYSMIGMPRQIPAQTVRLSSGIKKKIEKNLSLFAGQPLEKKILKLVKQAYTGDLPESYTVRKIYKQKDLFNQVWLTAKRDILVEGEGLGVREYVVSLKDGEGQWRLSEKDFLRPALTRNPLAVAIEEPLLTPGDKSRVFIVERRNPDEQVNPLIPQGVQPDGILPPEKQIKEDQDDLFEDEEGA, from the coding sequence ATGAGAGGAAATATGCTGATTTTGTCGGTGATCCTGGTACTGGGACTGACGGTTCCGGTATTGGCTGCCGAGAGCACGGTGGAGGATCCCCTGGTGGTGGTTTTTCCCGAATATACGACCAAGGTCAACCTGTCCAGTACGGATGTGAACCGCTTTGTCTGCCCTGGGCCGATTAAGGATGTGATGTTCTCCCAGGACAAGGGAATCAAGGTCAAGGTCGCTGGGGAAAACGCCTTCGTGAAATTTCAGGCGCTTAAACGAGGACAGGAAATCCTTTATTCCAAGACCCCTTCGGAATTCTACGTCGTCTGTGCTGGGGATGTTTACTCGATGATCGGGATGCCGAGGCAGATCCCGGCACAGACAGTCCGGTTGTCGAGCGGGATAAAAAAGAAAATCGAGAAAAATTTGTCTCTCTTTGCTGGCCAGCCGCTGGAAAAGAAAATTCTCAAGCTGGTTAAACAGGCCTACACGGGCGATCTGCCGGAGAGTTACACGGTTCGGAAGATCTATAAGCAGAAGGATCTCTTTAATCAGGTCTGGCTGACAGCCAAACGGGACATCCTCGTTGAGGGTGAAGGGTTGGGTGTTCGGGAGTATGTCGTCTCCCTGAAGGACGGAGAGGGGCAGTGGCGTTTGTCCGAGAAGGACTTCTTGAGGCCAGCGCTGACCCGGAACCCTCTGGCGGTCGCCATCGAGGAACCATTGCTCACACCGGGAGATAAGTCCCGTGTCTTTATCGTTGAGCGTCGTAATCCAGATGAACAGGTCAATCCTCTTATTCCTCAAGGCGTTCAGCCGGACGGAATATTACCGCCGGAGAAGCAGATAAAAGAGGATCAGGACGATTTGTTTGAAGATGAGGAGGGGGCATGA
- a CDS encoding TraV family lipoprotein, with the protein MKRLSLILGLVLLTGCSIMNPYEEDFKCPKTDDGKCVDMETAYYESKGLPGQKASATSIDYEQALYDRMTNLLQAPSTPVVVPPKVMRVLMLPYEGEDSELYMLRYAYIFVDRPRWVLTDPLKGRK; encoded by the coding sequence ATGAAACGACTGTCTTTGATTTTGGGACTTGTGCTGCTGACTGGCTGCTCGATCATGAATCCCTATGAAGAGGACTTCAAATGTCCCAAAACAGATGATGGTAAGTGCGTCGATATGGAAACGGCCTATTACGAATCAAAGGGTCTACCCGGACAAAAGGCGAGCGCGACCAGTATTGATTATGAACAGGCGCTTTACGATCGAATGACGAATCTGCTTCAGGCTCCGTCTACACCTGTTGTGGTTCCTCCTAAAGTCATGCGCGTCCTGATGCTTCCCTACGAGGGCGAGGATAGCGAGCTGTACATGCTGCGCTACGCCTATATTTTCGTGGATAGACCTCGCTGGGTACTGACTGACCCGTTAAAAGGGAGGAAATAG
- a CDS encoding TraC family protein, with product MALFSLLFGDGGLTKPQLKAAARRNSFSDYLPYVTYDPETKTYLNSDDTIGMLWECVPTVFAGERTVMSMEGLLRVPFPKGAILQFILHADPHIEPILATYQQTKVRNEELFREVAQSLTDHFRKGARGEWSSGHVLRNFRLFVAAKWPRDSKCNLVEVGSMCAEALGGAGLPPKAVGPEELLEWLRRLLNDDPSGNLRLYDDTMPIRKQAILAETVIRKQLDHVQIGRKEWRSLTPKTYPQEVDPLRTNRLFGGVEGVSSDADQIPSPFLYCLTVLLEDQKTKLHAKCNAVLIQQGAGSFAPSLARKKEEYTWATGEADKGTKFYRIIPVMWVYDKPEKCRSSLDRARRLWENQNYLMQEDRGILPILLASSLPFGLYNIGKNVDQIERDYIVPASTISVITPTQGDFSGIGKPEMLFLARKGQVASLDMFDSGATNHNAFLAATSGGGKSFLINYLATNYFASGAKIRIIDIGFSYKKMTHLAGARFLDFSDQTKICINPFTNIIEPQHDIPVIAPIIAQMVYSATDEEPTETEMSLLKNAVWWAWENEGTQAGVDHVYYYLAHFKEISESNGEIAQAAEKLAFNITDFTSSGPYGGFFNGPSTFNIADDDFVVLELEHLEQKKELFKVVTLQIINAVTKDLYLSNRQDPRFIIFDEAWKFLGKSSHLREVIEEGYRRARKFKGSFNIVTQSILDIKQFGPVGDVIWGNSAFKFFLQSHDFARAETEKLITYDPFTMGLLKGISSRKKIYSEIFMDTPFGCGVSRLIVDPFSYYAYTSDADEIAEIEAMVQGGLSYVEAIRTMVDRYRR from the coding sequence ATGGCGCTTTTCTCTCTTCTTTTCGGTGACGGCGGGCTGACCAAACCTCAGTTAAAAGCTGCTGCCAGACGCAACAGCTTTTCTGACTATCTGCCCTATGTCACTTACGATCCTGAGACGAAGACCTATCTGAACAGTGACGATACCATCGGGATGCTGTGGGAATGTGTCCCGACTGTCTTTGCCGGAGAACGCACCGTCATGTCGATGGAAGGTCTGCTGCGAGTTCCCTTTCCTAAAGGTGCGATCCTCCAGTTTATTCTTCATGCGGACCCGCACATTGAGCCGATTCTGGCGACCTACCAGCAGACGAAAGTTCGGAACGAGGAACTGTTCAGGGAGGTTGCCCAGTCTCTTACGGACCATTTTCGAAAAGGAGCCAGAGGAGAGTGGTCAAGCGGTCATGTCCTGCGAAATTTCCGCCTGTTTGTCGCGGCCAAATGGCCCAGGGACAGCAAGTGCAATTTGGTGGAAGTTGGCAGCATGTGCGCCGAGGCACTGGGCGGAGCAGGGTTGCCACCGAAGGCTGTCGGCCCGGAAGAGTTGCTGGAATGGTTGCGCCGGCTGCTGAATGATGATCCAAGCGGCAACCTGCGGCTATACGATGACACTATGCCGATTCGGAAGCAGGCGATTCTGGCCGAGACGGTCATCCGCAAGCAGCTCGATCATGTTCAGATTGGACGAAAAGAATGGCGCAGTCTGACGCCGAAAACCTACCCACAGGAGGTCGATCCCTTACGGACCAACAGGCTGTTCGGTGGAGTGGAAGGCGTCTCCAGTGATGCCGACCAGATCCCCAGCCCCTTTCTTTACTGCCTGACGGTCCTGCTGGAGGACCAGAAGACGAAACTCCACGCCAAGTGTAACGCGGTCCTGATCCAACAGGGCGCCGGGTCTTTCGCCCCGAGCCTGGCCCGTAAGAAGGAGGAATACACCTGGGCAACAGGTGAGGCTGACAAAGGGACGAAATTTTACCGGATCATTCCGGTCATGTGGGTTTATGACAAACCGGAAAAGTGCCGTAGTTCTCTCGACCGAGCCCGCCGGCTGTGGGAAAACCAGAACTATCTGATGCAGGAGGACCGGGGAATTCTGCCGATCCTGCTGGCGTCTTCTCTACCGTTCGGCCTGTACAACATCGGTAAGAACGTTGACCAGATTGAGCGGGACTACATTGTTCCCGCAAGCACGATCTCAGTCATTACCCCAACGCAGGGGGACTTCTCTGGTATAGGCAAACCGGAAATGCTCTTTCTGGCGCGAAAAGGACAGGTTGCCTCTCTCGATATGTTCGATTCCGGGGCAACCAACCACAATGCGTTTCTGGCCGCAACCTCTGGTGGGGGCAAATCCTTTCTTATCAACTATCTGGCCACAAACTATTTCGCCAGCGGAGCCAAGATCCGCATCATTGATATCGGTTTTTCCTACAAGAAAATGACCCACCTGGCCGGGGCGCGTTTTTTGGATTTCTCTGACCAGACAAAAATCTGCATCAACCCGTTCACCAACATTATCGAACCGCAGCATGACATTCCAGTGATCGCGCCGATCATCGCGCAGATGGTCTATTCCGCGACTGATGAAGAACCAACAGAAACTGAGATGAGTCTGCTGAAAAACGCTGTCTGGTGGGCCTGGGAGAACGAGGGGACGCAGGCGGGGGTCGATCATGTCTACTACTATCTGGCCCATTTCAAGGAGATCAGCGAAAGCAACGGCGAGATTGCTCAAGCTGCTGAAAAGCTGGCGTTCAATATCACCGACTTCACTTCAAGCGGTCCTTACGGGGGATTTTTCAACGGCCCTTCGACGTTCAACATCGCAGATGATGACTTCGTGGTGCTGGAACTGGAACACCTTGAACAGAAGAAGGAGTTGTTCAAGGTCGTCACCCTCCAGATCATCAATGCCGTCACCAAGGATCTCTATCTGTCCAATCGTCAGGACCCCCGTTTCATCATCTTTGACGAGGCGTGGAAGTTTCTTGGCAAGTCGAGCCATCTGCGCGAGGTCATCGAAGAGGGTTACCGCCGGGCTCGAAAGTTCAAGGGGTCATTCAACATCGTCACCCAGTCGATTCTGGATATCAAACAGTTCGGACCGGTCGGTGACGTGATCTGGGGAAACAGTGCCTTCAAGTTCTTCCTCCAGTCCCATGATTTTGCCCGAGCCGAGACGGAAAAACTGATCACCTACGATCCTTTTACGATGGGGCTGCTCAAGGGCATCAGCAGCCGGAAAAAAATCTATTCGGAGATCTTCATGGATACCCCTTTCGGCTGCGGTGTGAGCCGGCTGATTGTCGATCCGTTCAGTTATTACGCTTACACGTCCGATGCGGACGAGATTGCTGAAATTGAAGCTATGGTGCAGGGAGGGCTGAGTTATGTCGAGGCTATCAGGACGATGGTGGACAGGTATCGTCGCTAA
- a CDS encoding type IV conjugative transfer system protein TraL — MKNPSSRRMPQYLTQPYQLLWFEPDDMTVMVLAYLMAMIFGGWFWWLMLIVFPTVYSRLKRNHPRGFLRHSLYMLGWTRMEGYPQYFEDEFIE; from the coding sequence ATGAAAAATCCTTCTTCGAGGCGGATGCCGCAATATCTGACCCAGCCGTATCAACTGCTCTGGTTCGAGCCGGATGATATGACCGTGATGGTTCTGGCGTACCTGATGGCGATGATTTTCGGTGGCTGGTTCTGGTGGTTAATGTTGATCGTTTTCCCCACTGTTTATTCAAGGCTGAAACGTAACCATCCACGCGGATTCCTGCGCCACAGCTTGTACATGCTCGGATGGACCCGGATGGAAGGCTATCCGCAGTATTTCGAGGATGAATTTATCGAGTAA
- a CDS encoding HD-GYP domain-containing protein produces MLDQIVEVVLKTLYAKSSGLYNHSVTTGKLAHRLVIAGDFCQEFEPQHAHIAGILHDVGKLSLPDSILLKVEALDESERDIMELHPIWGGQFVQGTDLEPFKEMILHHHECPTGTGYPFGIKNVGVEARVIQVADRLAALMDDRPYCREILDPHSLFQELRNVVDRLFSGEQERKMLHGVRVVLGLAEGKHSRPVFSVVGP; encoded by the coding sequence ATGCTGGATCAGATTGTCGAGGTTGTACTGAAAACCCTCTATGCAAAGAGTTCAGGTCTTTATAACCATTCAGTGACGACTGGAAAGCTCGCTCACAGATTGGTGATTGCCGGGGATTTCTGTCAAGAATTTGAGCCGCAGCATGCGCATATCGCCGGAATTCTGCACGATGTTGGAAAATTGTCTCTACCGGATTCGATCCTGCTCAAAGTCGAAGCGTTAGACGAATCGGAGCGCGACATCATGGAGCTTCATCCGATCTGGGGTGGACAGTTTGTTCAGGGGACGGATCTGGAGCCGTTCAAGGAGATGATACTGCATCACCATGAATGCCCGACCGGGACAGGCTATCCGTTTGGAATCAAAAATGTCGGTGTTGAGGCCCGGGTCATCCAGGTTGCAGACCGTCTGGCAGCATTGATGGATGATCGGCCTTATTGCCGGGAGATTCTAGACCCTCATAGTTTATTTCAGGAGCTCAGAAATGTTGTTGATCGTTTGTTCTCCGGTGAGCAGGAGAGAAAAATGCTGCACGGAGTTCGGGTGGTTCTCGGGCTGGCCGAGGGGAAGCATTCCAGACCGGTTTTCAGTGTTGTCGGGCCGTAA
- a CDS encoding type IV conjugative transfer system protein TraE: MKFDLFVQRTSNLFAVNRLLMVIVVLIGGLTLFNSFMLQLALNRQAVILVPPGLKDKASLTAGTIDESYARQMARYLVNLLLVYSPGTVRKQFEEALTIIDPEQFAEYQTKLFETVDTVELSSVSKVFYTTKMQLKPSEDIIEVTGIEKTFVQDQKTEEQQKIYTIKYSVRSGRFYMTSISGRPLR, encoded by the coding sequence GTGAAGTTTGATCTGTTCGTCCAGAGAACCAGCAATCTCTTCGCCGTCAACCGGCTGCTGATGGTGATTGTGGTTCTGATCGGGGGGCTGACGCTGTTCAACTCCTTCATGTTGCAGCTCGCCTTGAACCGGCAGGCGGTGATCCTGGTCCCGCCAGGACTGAAAGACAAGGCGTCTTTGACCGCCGGAACGATTGACGAGAGCTACGCCCGTCAGATGGCTCGTTACCTGGTCAATCTGCTGCTGGTCTATAGCCCCGGTACAGTTCGCAAGCAGTTTGAGGAAGCTCTGACAATTATCGATCCGGAGCAGTTTGCGGAGTATCAGACCAAACTGTTTGAGACCGTGGATACGGTTGAACTGTCGTCTGTTTCCAAGGTTTTCTACACGACCAAAATGCAGTTGAAGCCGAGCGAAGACATCATTGAGGTCACCGGGATCGAAAAGACCTTCGTTCAGGATCAGAAGACAGAGGAGCAACAGAAAATCTACACCATCAAGTATTCAGTCAGATCTGGCCGGTTTTACATGACCAGCATCAGCGGGAGGCCCTTGCGATGA
- a CDS encoding type-F conjugative transfer system pilin assembly protein TrbC produces MKKLIPMIILLACAASAGSAERLLVDRLDDLNRNVSKVNIDQEQLHQKPAHEIREKVDQIVSLYRSPAYQQKLKQEQVRIREILGIKGQAAAGENIGSLKGLSGRSVYVFASSSIPLQTLRNYAAGMAEQEDYAPVMVFRGFVSGAGKIGPTVRLIGDIIKVDSGCDMTSGQCDTWPVSVTIDPMKFREFGIQKVPAIVFDRGPQKDPLILYGDVSLRFALEQFESEIEEGS; encoded by the coding sequence GTGAAAAAACTCATTCCCATGATAATCCTGCTGGCCTGTGCTGCCTCGGCAGGTTCTGCAGAGAGGCTTCTGGTAGACCGTCTGGACGATCTGAACAGGAACGTATCGAAGGTGAATATTGATCAGGAACAGTTGCACCAGAAACCTGCCCACGAAATCCGGGAAAAGGTCGATCAGATCGTGTCGCTCTATCGCTCACCGGCATACCAGCAAAAGCTGAAACAGGAACAGGTCAGAATCCGCGAAATTCTCGGCATAAAAGGGCAAGCAGCAGCAGGCGAAAACATAGGTAGCCTCAAGGGTTTGTCGGGACGTTCTGTGTACGTTTTCGCATCCTCTTCGATTCCTCTGCAAACACTGAGGAATTATGCGGCAGGGATGGCGGAGCAGGAGGATTACGCACCGGTTATGGTGTTTCGTGGTTTTGTCAGTGGAGCAGGAAAGATCGGACCGACCGTCAGGCTGATCGGAGACATCATCAAAGTGGATTCAGGTTGCGATATGACCTCCGGGCAGTGTGACACCTGGCCGGTATCGGTCACGATCGATCCGATGAAATTCCGGGAGTTCGGCATTCAGAAAGTACCGGCTATCGTCTTCGACCGGGGGCCGCAAAAAGACCCACTGATTCTGTATGGCGATGTGAGCTTGAGGTTTGCGCTGGAGCAGTTTGAGTCTGAGATCGAGGAGGGTTCGTGA
- the traN gene encoding conjugal transfer protein TraN: protein MKKLTAILVLICFVIAVLPPNLMAMTCGADLNKDGFTDAQNETATCISYPVHNGQGNADFCSVQAVNCEPDTPTQPIKTCLDPGYDYVVATDRCEKAPVCPTGTWNAQKKACITKPQCSASETSSVGSLLGWKYYPTSCTTDPGGSCQVMRIDDLSGRTLFRHMAQFDASCTWVSTIINAYTGGSITQSTPWIDTKYQPLAPGGQYSDTYGFWSYFNTSPPGGSSGTAFPPDCGSGRFAAAAGVCTASYTLSRDCVIGTYNPTTGMCESDVFNCPLGNYTCFDTGESLPQCSPNPCVDMQAVQNEIIQPPPDDSWLQNDGQVDANGNCLGALYIFSGKSARCRPPGYEVGQLNNCCESSDTITDSKTGNKYSSYVSALKTTYQMAKTAYYSYQIGTGAMTATTTASGAVTVTSTATGATVTTAAAGSQVGTGVMAAQGAASSGAGAASATGAGLQGFTSALLNPATIAIAIVVMVAMKILFGNGCDENDVQAAIFSESGYCHYLGDICVKKMKWIGCVQRAKRFCCFNSKMARIVAEQGRPQLKAFGPSGGWGTAEDPNCRGFTPEEFQQLDFSKIDLTEYFGDIMDGMNQNVQDAQQRIQQGIQNHYQGTQ, encoded by the coding sequence ATGAAAAAACTGACCGCGATTCTGGTTCTGATCTGCTTCGTGATAGCGGTTTTGCCCCCCAATCTCATGGCGATGACCTGCGGGGCAGATCTGAACAAGGACGGATTTACAGATGCCCAGAACGAAACTGCAACCTGTATCAGCTATCCGGTTCACAACGGTCAGGGCAATGCGGATTTCTGTTCTGTCCAGGCCGTGAATTGTGAACCTGATACGCCGACCCAGCCGATCAAGACATGTCTCGACCCTGGCTATGACTATGTAGTTGCGACAGACCGCTGTGAAAAAGCCCCCGTCTGTCCGACCGGGACCTGGAATGCCCAGAAAAAGGCGTGCATCACGAAACCACAGTGTTCTGCGTCTGAGACCTCTTCGGTGGGTTCATTATTGGGCTGGAAATACTATCCAACCTCTTGCACTACAGATCCCGGGGGGAGTTGTCAGGTCATGAGGATCGATGATCTCTCGGGGCGAACCTTGTTCCGTCACATGGCACAATTCGATGCTTCCTGCACCTGGGTATCGACAATCATTAACGCGTATACCGGTGGAAGCATAACGCAATCCACGCCCTGGATTGATACCAAGTATCAACCTTTGGCTCCCGGCGGGCAATACTCGGACACCTATGGATTCTGGAGCTACTTCAATACATCGCCTCCCGGAGGTTCTTCCGGTACGGCGTTCCCGCCCGATTGCGGTTCTGGACGATTTGCTGCTGCGGCCGGTGTCTGCACCGCTTCCTATACGCTGTCCAGAGATTGCGTTATCGGAACCTACAATCCGACAACCGGGATGTGTGAATCCGATGTCTTCAACTGTCCGCTGGGTAATTACACCTGTTTCGATACCGGGGAATCACTTCCGCAGTGTTCGCCCAATCCCTGTGTGGATATGCAGGCCGTTCAGAATGAGATCATTCAGCCACCACCGGACGATTCCTGGCTGCAAAACGATGGACAGGTGGACGCGAACGGTAACTGCCTGGGGGCGCTGTACATCTTTTCAGGGAAATCGGCCCGCTGCCGTCCGCCGGGATACGAGGTTGGACAACTGAATAACTGTTGCGAGAGCAGCGATACGATCACCGATTCCAAGACCGGCAACAAATACTCCAGCTATGTCTCCGCGCTCAAGACGACCTACCAGATGGCAAAGACGGCTTACTACTCCTACCAGATCGGGACCGGGGCGATGACCGCGACAACGACTGCGTCCGGAGCGGTCACTGTAACCTCGACAGCAACCGGAGCAACGGTAACGACGGCGGCGGCAGGGTCTCAGGTTGGAACGGGGGTTATGGCGGCTCAAGGGGCGGCCAGTTCCGGGGCGGGGGCAGCGAGTGCAACCGGGGCGGGACTCCAGGGATTCACTTCCGCCCTGCTGAACCCGGCGACTATTGCGATAGCCATTGTGGTGATGGTGGCGATGAAGATTCTGTTCGGCAACGGTTGCGACGAGAACGATGTTCAGGCGGCGATCTTCAGCGAGTCCGGCTATTGCCATTACCTGGGAGATATCTGCGTCAAGAAGATGAAATGGATAGGTTGTGTGCAGCGAGCTAAACGGTTTTGCTGTTTCAACTCAAAGATGGCCCGGATCGTAGCAGAGCAGGGAAGGCCCCAGCTTAAAGCGTTCGGTCCTTCCGGCGGCTGGGGGACGGCAGAAGACCCGAACTGTCGCGGCTTCACCCCGGAGGAATTCCAGCAGCTCGATTTCTCAAAGATTGATTTGACGGAATACTTCGGAGACATCATGGACGGGATGAACCAGAACGTTCAGGACGCTCAGCAGAGAATTCAGCAGGGCATCCAGAACCATTATCAGGGGACGCAATGA
- a CDS encoding TraU family protein, which translates to MSRMFIRSALSLVLVLCLGSMGWAICRSRPINPVTDVCWNCIFPVQFGGRMTLGNTQGNVPPEDRSPPVCACFSGGSLTIGVTVSFYEPARMIETVQDAYCFPSLGTQMSNPKPGFLNGSKSDAAAHDGAKIFQQAHYYILPVFQLMNLFADFPCLEEEDFDLAYMTEVDPTWSNDALAFLLNPEALLFANPVSQLSCIPDSVAANAGYPLDPLFWCMGSWGGSYPLTGSIEGRDDTTANAGLAARMLFKLGREMLAFDTGSDPCGSRLMPIWKKSLYRLQIARPVRGNDCIPIGRSDFLWGAGKNPPLGAGQNAPNNFLWVMTRKNKCCVGYTP; encoded by the coding sequence ATGTCCAGGATGTTTATCCGGAGCGCCTTGTCGCTGGTGCTGGTTCTTTGTCTGGGATCGATGGGGTGGGCTATTTGCCGATCTCGACCGATCAATCCGGTGACGGACGTGTGCTGGAACTGCATCTTCCCGGTTCAGTTCGGTGGTCGGATGACGCTTGGTAACACCCAAGGGAATGTCCCGCCGGAGGATCGTTCGCCTCCAGTTTGTGCCTGTTTCAGCGGCGGTTCGCTGACCATCGGGGTAACGGTGAGCTTTTATGAGCCGGCAAGGATGATTGAGACGGTACAGGACGCTTATTGCTTTCCGTCACTGGGAACACAGATGTCGAATCCTAAACCTGGGTTCCTTAATGGATCGAAGTCTGATGCGGCGGCTCATGACGGGGCCAAGATCTTTCAGCAGGCCCATTACTACATTTTGCCTGTGTTCCAGTTGATGAACTTGTTTGCCGATTTTCCCTGTTTGGAGGAAGAGGATTTCGATCTGGCCTATATGACGGAGGTGGACCCTACCTGGTCAAATGATGCCTTGGCCTTTCTGCTCAACCCGGAGGCACTGCTGTTTGCCAATCCGGTTTCGCAACTGTCGTGCATCCCGGACAGTGTGGCTGCAAATGCGGGCTATCCACTCGATCCTCTTTTCTGGTGCATGGGTTCCTGGGGCGGATCGTACCCGTTGACGGGTTCTATCGAGGGGCGGGATGACACAACGGCCAACGCAGGGTTGGCGGCACGAATGCTGTTCAAGCTGGGACGGGAAATGCTGGCATTCGATACGGGGTCAGATCCCTGCGGATCACGGTTGATGCCTATCTGGAAGAAAAGCCTCTACCGGTTGCAAATAGCTCGTCCGGTCAGAGGGAACGACTGTATTCCTATCGGTCGGTCGGATTTTCTCTGGGGTGCGGGGAAAAACCCGCCTCTGGGGGCAGGACAGAACGCACCGAACAACTTTCTCTGGGTGATGACCCGTAAGAACAAGTGCTGTGTTGGCTATACACCGTAA
- a CDS encoding TraB/VirB10 family protein has product MSLKDTWKNLDPDKKKKAVKALCVVGVLLFAMFAYQVRSKPAPPMVKKAKPVSLLDDATTLQKSLYKKSQRELKKRDQQMDELKKRLDDLVKREGEENRREVSLSKTDDQPGVNGMAESGASPSEHQPEQPVLPAFPPPPPGSIYPSTGAMAQIPAGSPGPPPPPEEVVMIGEIGIVSVPVIEQAEDKKKDHRKIYLPPSFMAATLLSGLDAPTAETGKGNPVPALLRIRNLAVLPNDVKADLKGCFVIASGYGDLATERANMQAVSLSCVTREGKAVIDQKIKGFLVDQDGKIGLQGRVVSRMGSAIARSMVAGFFGGMGDYISSQNQVLSTSPLGSTITVDPADAAKYGMGAGLATGFTEIQKFYLDLAKQAVPVIEIGATKSVTLVIEEGTVLTLRDPNEED; this is encoded by the coding sequence ATGAGTCTCAAGGATACCTGGAAGAACCTGGACCCGGACAAGAAGAAAAAAGCGGTCAAAGCCCTCTGTGTCGTCGGGGTTCTTCTGTTCGCCATGTTTGCCTATCAGGTCCGCTCGAAACCGGCTCCACCAATGGTTAAAAAGGCCAAGCCGGTCTCATTGCTGGATGATGCGACGACGCTGCAAAAATCCCTCTACAAAAAGAGTCAACGGGAGCTGAAAAAGCGGGATCAGCAGATGGATGAACTGAAAAAGCGCCTCGATGACCTGGTCAAGCGGGAAGGAGAGGAGAATCGCCGGGAAGTCTCCCTGTCGAAAACAGACGACCAACCCGGAGTCAATGGGATGGCTGAATCTGGAGCTTCCCCTTCAGAACATCAACCGGAGCAACCCGTTCTCCCTGCGTTTCCACCACCGCCGCCGGGATCTATCTATCCCAGTACCGGTGCGATGGCCCAGATTCCAGCAGGTTCGCCAGGGCCGCCCCCGCCTCCCGAAGAAGTGGTGATGATCGGAGAGATTGGCATCGTGTCCGTACCGGTCATCGAACAGGCCGAAGATAAAAAAAAAGACCACAGGAAGATCTACCTCCCGCCTTCTTTTATGGCGGCAACGCTGCTTTCCGGCCTGGACGCTCCGACCGCTGAGACCGGCAAAGGAAATCCGGTTCCGGCCTTGCTGAGAATCAGGAATCTGGCTGTGCTACCGAACGATGTGAAGGCCGACCTGAAGGGTTGCTTTGTGATCGCTTCCGGGTACGGGGACCTCGCAACTGAAAGAGCCAACATGCAGGCGGTTTCCCTGTCCTGCGTAACCAGAGAAGGCAAAGCGGTTATCGACCAGAAGATCAAGGGGTTCCTGGTTGATCAGGACGGCAAGATCGGGCTGCAGGGCCGGGTGGTTTCCCGCATGGGCTCGGCTATCGCCCGGTCGATGGTCGCTGGCTTTTTCGGCGGCATGGGCGATTACATCTCCTCCCAGAACCAGGTTCTTTCGACCAGTCCCTTGGGCTCAACAATAACGGTTGATCCCGCCGATGCCGCCAAATATGGCATGGGAGCAGGACTGGCGACTGGGTTCACGGAGATCCAGAAGTTCTATCTCGATCTGGCAAAGCAGGCAGTACCGGTGATTGAAATCGGCGCAACCAAGAGTGTCACTCTTGTTATTGAGGAAGGGACCGTGCTGACGCTGCGCGATCCGAACGAGGAGGATTGA